The DNA region GCCGGGTTGCCGAAGTATTGACCCACCGCGTCGCCGCCGAACTCGGTCAGGACGCGCTGCAACCGCGCGGCGATGTCGTCGAGCGCCGCATCCCAGGACACCGGGGTGAAGCTGCCGTCGGGTTGCCGGCGCAGCGGCGTCAGCACCCGGTCCGGGTCGTTCTGTACCTCGGTGAACGCGATGCCCTTCGGGCAGGCCCGGCCCTGCGACAGCGGATGGTCCTGGTCCGGCCGCAGCGAAACCAGGCGGTCGTTGTCGACCGTGGCGATCAGGCCGCACATCGGCTCACAGATCCGGCAGTAGGTGACCTTCTGTTCGACGGACAATGCCGCCCCAATCTCTCGGTGTCCGCGGGCCGGCGAACGGGCTTACAGTAATCATCACGATAACTGGCGGCGGGGCGTTCGGGCCGGCGTTTGGGCTAAGAGACCGGCAGCGCCGGCGGCAGCGCGACGGGCCGCGCCGCGACCGGCTGCGCGGCCGGTGGGCCCGCCGCCGGGAGCGCCGCGGGTAGCCCCGCCTGGCCCGGCAGCGGCGCCGGCGCGGGTGCGGGTGCCGGCAGGGGCGCCGGGGTCGGCGTGGTCAGGATGCGCACCAGGTCGGGCTTCATCGCCTGCAACTGCGAACCCCAGTAACCCCAGCTGTGGGTGCCGTTGGTGGGGAAGTTGAACACCGCGTTGCGGCCACCGGCGGCCAGATACCGCTGCTGGAAGTCCTTGTTGGTGCTCGCGGTGATGTTCTCCAGGTACTGCGCGCTGAAGTTGGTGCCGAAGTCCCCGCCGTTGTCCAGGTCCGAGGGGGTGCCGTTGCCGCAGTAGATCCACAGCGCGGTCCGGTTGGCCACCAACCGATTGATGTTGACCATCGGGTCGTTGCGCTTCCAGGCGACGTCACTGGCCGGGCCCCACATGTCCACCGAGTTGAAGCCGCCGGCGTCCTTCATGGCCAGGCCGATCAGCGTGGGCCACAGGCCGTGCGACGGGTTCAGGAACCCCGACAGCGAGCTGGCGAAGATGAACTGGCGCGGATGCCAGATCGCCAGCGTCAGCGCCGCGCCGCCGGCCATCGACAGCCCCACCACCGCGTTGCCGGTGGGGTCCTGGCCCTTGTTGGCGGCCAGCCACGCCGGAAGCTCCTGGGTCAGAAAGGTTTCCCACTTGTAGGTGGTGGTGCCGGCCGAGCCGGCCGCCGGCCGGTACCAGTCGGTGTAGAAGCTGGACTCACCGCCGACGGGCATCACCACCGAGATCCCGGACCCGTTGAACCAGTCGAACGCCGCGGTGTTGATGTTCCAGCCGTTGGAGTCCTCCTGGGCGCGCAGGCCGTCGAGCAGATACACCGAGTGCGGTCCGCCGCCGAGGAATTCGATGCGGATGTTTCGCCCCATCGACGGCGACGGCACGTCGAGGTATTCGATGGGCACTTGGGAGACCGCCTTGGCCTGCGGCGATGGCCCCACGATCAGGAACATCGCGGTCAACATC from Mycolicibacterium sp. MU0053 includes:
- a CDS encoding esterase family protein produces the protein MATATLLAAMLTAMFLIVGPSPQAKAVSQVPIEYLDVPSPSMGRNIRIEFLGGGPHSVYLLDGLRAQEDSNGWNINTAAFDWFNGSGISVVMPVGGESSFYTDWYRPAAGSAGTTTYKWETFLTQELPAWLAANKGQDPTGNAVVGLSMAGGAALTLAIWHPRQFIFASSLSGFLNPSHGLWPTLIGLAMKDAGGFNSVDMWGPASDVAWKRNDPMVNINRLVANRTALWIYCGNGTPSDLDNGGDFGTNFSAQYLENITASTNKDFQQRYLAAGGRNAVFNFPTNGTHSWGYWGSQLQAMKPDLVRILTTPTPAPLPAPAPAPAPLPGQAGLPAALPAAGPPAAQPVAARPVALPPALPVS